A stretch of Peteryoungia algae DNA encodes these proteins:
- a CDS encoding DUF1003 domain-containing protein: protein MLKDIENLVLGKTQADLSSAEKKVLKRARERRTVSTNAGEEFLAHATVGQRLADGIARVGGSWGFIIAFMVLFVAWVVLNTVVLATRSLDPYPFIFLNLLLSMLAAIQAPIIMMSQNRQAERDRFMAAKDYEINLKAEIEVLALHHKIDEQVLKELREARQQIDALRQTLETLSIQPRNSQI, encoded by the coding sequence ATGCTCAAGGACATTGAAAATCTCGTTTTGGGGAAGACGCAAGCCGATCTGTCTTCTGCGGAAAAGAAGGTGCTGAAGCGGGCTCGGGAGCGCCGCACGGTTTCGACCAACGCCGGCGAGGAATTCCTGGCCCATGCGACCGTCGGTCAACGATTGGCAGACGGCATTGCGAGGGTGGGTGGCTCCTGGGGCTTCATCATCGCCTTCATGGTGCTCTTCGTAGCCTGGGTGGTTCTCAACACCGTGGTTCTGGCGACCCGCTCCCTCGACCCTTATCCGTTCATCTTCCTCAACCTTCTCCTGTCCATGCTGGCCGCGATCCAGGCCCCGATCATCATGATGAGCCAGAACCGCCAGGCCGAGCGCGATCGGTTCATGGCGGCAAAGGATTATGAGATCAACCTCAAGGCAGAGATCGAGGTTTTGGCCCTTCATCACAAGATCGACGAACAGGTACTCAAGGAATTGCGCGAAGCGCGGCAGCAAATCGACGCATTGCGCCAGACGCTCGAAACCCTTTCAATCCAGCCGCGCAATTCCCAAATCTGA
- a CDS encoding ComEC/Rec2 family competence protein — MAPVLAPLVLALLFALSRSARDTASNLILWSACLAVVGMLLAEWEARRVSTVIIDQPLVTTVTGIVERREQGAAGEWRYTLRLTGTVEPTVRRPPERVTLLARSKHAPAAIGDWLSGRARLSPPSGPALPGLNDFAFQSYFSGIGAVGFFLGPPQAKLAGEDNGAGLVARFDAALFSLRDRISNRIRSVIPGDPGAFAASIITGERRSMSTAATEALRASGLAHITAISGLNMALAAGIFFVGLRGLLSLVPALAERYPIKKIAAAGALIATTGYVLISGYQVSALRAYLMTAIMLAAVLFDRPAVSLRNLALAATAILVVQPSAVMGPSFQMSFAATAGLIAGYAGWRSRPRAMLPPMRSLGLRVAAGGGKLIGGTLATSLIGGLATAIFAITHFHRLSTHGLEANLAAMPLISLVVMPAGFIAMLLMPFGLDAPFFWIMGQGLELVLHVAYMVAGWGGGYVFPRLPGWFMLGTITGMLLLTLFRSSLRHAGTVLIAVTLVATWLGPRQEPGELMISEDARLVALWSGDGAARTLAINRTRPPAFIFDQWRPVLDVETTMPPQMLTIGELPAPPDWRTGETWSAAQRSAAATLLDQLTKSARMDRFTCIKQACVARMDTGKLLMTLDRPDLVGVGCDLADVVVLAARTRLTACRSGAALLSQSSLRATGAVEISGLADAPQHLVIRTSFEGKPRPWTQHRLYDWRTASAADEHTIPQASESRTTAQQLSPTADAQ, encoded by the coding sequence TTGGCGCCGGTCCTTGCTCCGCTTGTGCTTGCTCTCCTGTTTGCGCTGTCGCGATCGGCGCGGGACACGGCGTCAAATCTGATTCTCTGGAGCGCCTGCCTTGCTGTCGTCGGCATGCTGCTTGCGGAGTGGGAGGCGAGGCGCGTTTCGACCGTCATCATCGACCAGCCGCTCGTCACCACCGTGACTGGTATCGTCGAGCGCAGGGAGCAAGGCGCGGCCGGCGAGTGGCGCTATACGCTGAGGCTGACGGGGACGGTGGAGCCTACCGTGCGGCGGCCGCCTGAAAGGGTCACTCTGCTGGCACGCAGCAAACATGCACCGGCTGCGATCGGCGACTGGCTCAGCGGGCGGGCGCGGCTCTCGCCACCGTCGGGTCCCGCCTTGCCCGGTCTGAACGACTTTGCCTTTCAAAGCTATTTCTCCGGCATCGGCGCTGTCGGTTTCTTTCTCGGTCCGCCTCAGGCGAAACTGGCCGGAGAGGATAATGGAGCCGGGTTGGTCGCGCGCTTCGATGCGGCATTGTTCTCCCTGCGGGACCGGATCTCGAATCGCATCCGCTCCGTCATTCCAGGCGATCCTGGCGCCTTTGCCGCCTCGATCATCACGGGAGAGCGTCGCTCCATGTCGACCGCGGCGACCGAGGCGCTTCGGGCTTCGGGCCTTGCCCATATCACCGCAATCTCGGGTCTCAACATGGCCCTCGCCGCCGGCATATTTTTCGTCGGCCTGCGCGGTCTGCTCAGCCTCGTGCCGGCGCTGGCCGAGCGATATCCGATCAAGAAGATCGCGGCTGCGGGCGCGTTGATTGCCACGACCGGCTATGTGCTCATTTCCGGCTATCAGGTCTCTGCGCTGCGTGCCTATCTGATGACCGCCATCATGCTGGCTGCAGTTCTCTTCGACCGTCCGGCCGTCAGCCTGCGCAACCTGGCCCTGGCTGCAACAGCCATTCTTGTCGTACAGCCTTCAGCTGTGATGGGGCCGAGTTTCCAGATGTCCTTTGCGGCCACTGCAGGCCTGATCGCCGGCTATGCCGGCTGGCGCTCCAGGCCACGGGCCATGCTGCCGCCGATGCGGTCACTCGGCCTGCGCGTTGCTGCGGGCGGCGGAAAACTCATCGGCGGTACTCTGGCGACATCCCTGATCGGCGGACTGGCCACCGCAATCTTTGCCATCACCCATTTTCACCGCCTGTCGACCCATGGACTTGAAGCCAACCTCGCCGCCATGCCGCTGATTTCGCTGGTGGTCATGCCGGCAGGCTTCATTGCCATGCTGCTCATGCCCTTCGGCCTTGATGCACCCTTCTTCTGGATCATGGGGCAGGGGCTCGAACTGGTTCTGCATGTCGCCTACATGGTTGCCGGCTGGGGTGGAGGTTACGTCTTTCCGCGCCTACCCGGCTGGTTCATGCTCGGAACGATCACCGGCATGCTCCTGCTGACGCTGTTTCGCAGCAGTCTCAGACATGCAGGAACCGTCCTGATCGCGGTGACGCTCGTTGCGACATGGCTTGGGCCGAGACAGGAACCCGGTGAACTGATGATCAGCGAGGATGCGAGACTAGTGGCGCTCTGGAGCGGTGACGGCGCCGCACGGACCCTCGCTATCAACCGAACTCGGCCGCCGGCCTTCATCTTCGATCAATGGCGACCGGTGCTGGATGTCGAGACGACGATGCCGCCCCAAATGCTTACGATTGGCGAATTGCCAGCGCCACCTGACTGGCGAACCGGAGAGACCTGGAGCGCAGCGCAGCGATCGGCTGCTGCAACGCTTCTCGATCAATTGACCAAATCTGCCAGGATGGACCGGTTCACCTGCATCAAGCAGGCCTGTGTCGCCCGGATGGACACGGGGAAATTGCTGATGACCCTCGACCGTCCCGACCTGGTCGGGGTTGGCTGCGACCTTGCCGATGTCGTCGTTCTGGCGGCTCGCACGCGATTGACCGCCTGCCGCTCGGGTGCGGCGCTTCTGTCGCAAAGCAGCCTCAGGGCCACCGGCGCTGTCGAAATTTCCGGCCTTGCAGACGCGCCGCAGCACCTGGTGATCAGAACATCTTTCGAGGGGAAGCCGAGACCGTGGACGCAACACCGCCTCTACGACTGGCGCACGGCATCGGCGGCAGACGAACACACCATCCCCCAAGCATCAGAAAGCCGGACAACGGCGCAACAACTGTCGCCGACAGCTGACGCTCAGTGA
- the gltA gene encoding citrate synthase: MTDKSASLQLGDKTVDLSVKAGTIGPDVIDIAALYKHTGTFTYDPGFTSTASCESKITYIDGDEGTLLHRGYPIEQLAEKGDFLEVCYLLLYGELPTAAQKKDFDYRVTHHTMVHEQMSKFFSGYRRDAHPMAVMVGTVGALSAFYHDSTDITDPHQRMVASLRMIAKMPTIAAMAYKYHIGQPFVYPKNDLDYASNFLRMCFAVPCEEYQANPVLARAMDRIFILHADHEQNASTSTVRLAGSSGANPFACIAAGIACLWGPAHGGANEAALNMLMEIGSVDRIPEYIAKAKDKNDPFRLMGFGHRVYKNYDPRAKIMQKTMYEVLEATGHADDPLMKVALELEKIALNDPYFIEKKLYPNVDFYSGITLRALGFPTTMFTVLFALARTVGWIAQWNEMIEDPQQRIGRPRQLYTGEPQRDYKALSER; the protein is encoded by the coding sequence ATGACGGACAAAAGCGCTTCTTTGCAACTTGGGGACAAGACGGTCGACCTGAGCGTCAAGGCCGGCACGATCGGCCCTGACGTCATCGACATCGCCGCCCTTTACAAGCACACGGGCACGTTCACCTACGATCCGGGCTTCACGTCCACGGCATCCTGCGAATCCAAGATCACCTATATCGACGGCGACGAAGGCACGCTTCTGCATCGCGGTTATCCCATCGAGCAGCTTGCCGAAAAGGGCGACTTCCTGGAAGTCTGCTACCTTCTTCTCTACGGCGAACTGCCGACGGCAGCGCAGAAGAAGGACTTCGATTATCGCGTCACGCATCACACGATGGTGCACGAGCAGATGAGCAAGTTCTTCTCCGGCTATCGCCGCGACGCCCATCCGATGGCCGTCATGGTCGGCACGGTCGGTGCGCTCTCCGCCTTCTATCACGACTCGACCGACATCACCGATCCGCACCAGCGGATGGTCGCCTCGCTGCGCATGATCGCCAAGATGCCGACAATTGCGGCCATGGCCTACAAATATCACATCGGCCAGCCTTTCGTGTATCCGAAGAACGACCTCGATTATGCGTCGAACTTCCTGCGCATGTGCTTTGCCGTACCCTGCGAAGAATACCAGGCGAATCCGGTTCTGGCCCGTGCCATGGACCGCATCTTCATCCTGCATGCCGATCATGAGCAGAATGCCTCGACCTCGACCGTGCGTCTGGCCGGTTCCTCGGGCGCCAATCCGTTCGCCTGCATCGCGGCCGGCATCGCCTGCCTCTGGGGCCCAGCCCATGGCGGCGCCAACGAGGCGGCCCTCAACATGCTGATGGAAATCGGCTCGGTCGACCGCATTCCCGAATACATCGCCAAGGCCAAAGACAAGAATGATCCGTTCCGGCTCATGGGCTTCGGCCACCGGGTCTACAAGAACTACGATCCGCGCGCCAAGATCATGCAGAAGACCATGTACGAGGTCCTCGAAGCCACCGGCCATGCCGACGATCCGCTGATGAAGGTCGCGCTCGAACTCGAGAAGATCGCGCTCAACGATCCCTATTTCATCGAGAAGAAGCTCTACCCGAACGTCGACTTCTACTCGGGCATCACGCTGCGTGCGCTCGGATTCCCGACGACCATGTTCACCGTTCTGTTTGCGCTCGCCCGCACCGTCGGCTGGATCGCGCAGTGGAACGAGATGATCGAAGATCCGCAGCAGCGCATCGGTCGCCCGCGCCAGCTCTATACCGGTGAGCCGCAGCGGGACTACAAGGCACTTTCGGAACGCTGA
- the lexA gene encoding transcriptional repressor LexA, translated as MLTRKQQELLLFIHERMKESGVPPSFDEMKDALDLASKSGIHRLITALEERGFIRRLPNRARALEVIKLPEAYSPSMQPRRGFAPSVIEGSLGKAPPAPTLTKQPVEDRSSSISVPVMGRIAAGVPISAIQNNTHDITVPAEMIGSGDHYALEVKGDSMIEAGILDGDTVIIRNASNANPGDIIVALVDDEEATLKRFRRRGASIALEAANPAYETRIFPPDRVKIQGKLVGLIRRYH; from the coding sequence ATGCTGACGCGCAAGCAACAGGAACTGCTTCTCTTCATCCACGAGCGGATGAAAGAATCGGGCGTCCCGCCTTCCTTCGACGAGATGAAGGACGCGCTGGATCTCGCATCGAAATCCGGCATCCATCGGCTGATCACGGCGCTCGAGGAACGCGGCTTCATCCGCCGGTTGCCGAATCGAGCTCGCGCCCTTGAGGTTATCAAACTGCCGGAAGCCTATTCTCCGAGCATGCAGCCCCGTCGCGGTTTTGCCCCGAGCGTGATCGAAGGCAGTCTTGGCAAGGCACCGCCAGCGCCAACACTCACCAAGCAGCCGGTTGAAGACAGGAGTTCTTCCATCTCGGTTCCCGTCATGGGCCGTATCGCGGCTGGCGTACCGATCTCTGCAATCCAGAACAATACGCATGACATTACCGTGCCGGCCGAGATGATCGGCTCCGGTGATCACTACGCCCTCGAGGTGAAGGGCGATTCGATGATCGAAGCCGGGATCCTCGACGGTGATACCGTCATCATCCGCAATGCGTCCAACGCCAATCCGGGGGACATCATCGTGGCGCTCGTCGACGACGAGGAAGCAACATTGAAGCGGTTCCGCCGGCGTGGCGCGTCGATCGCGCTGGAGGCCGCCAATCCGGCCTATGAAACGCGAATCTTCCCGCCGGATCGGGTCAAGATCCAGGGCAAGCTGGTCGGCCTCATCCGCCGGTATCACTGA
- a CDS encoding peptidylprolyl isomerase, whose protein sequence is MLVVLRKASQTLFAKILLVLLVASFGVWGVSASLFSNTSDTVVAVGDQTVSSSDFAFAYQRQVSDMSSRFGMQLTTEQARAFGIEAQVFSQLAAGAALDQLATDMNLGLSQDRLAQLIADDPAFKNAAGSFDRGLFSSRLRSAGLREDDYIQERSKVAIRSQIVDATADGFVAPKVLIDAIKSYRYENRDINYLLLTNANIEPVKAPDDATLAAWFDTTKSGYRAPEYRSFNYVKLEPADIADTSAITDEQIREDYERRKATYEIAGTRTIEQLSFENREVADAALSELQNGTSFDQLVSDQGKTAGDVLLGEFTRDRLPDPALAEAAFAVTTEGGTTPVVDGALGPVILRISNIKDGRTQSLDEVKEEIRTALAEAAAIADITTVHDQFEDLRAGGSTLKEAADQLRLKTATITDIDRRGLDNRETEIAGIPERDKLLTEVFRTDIGIEALPVNLGNNGFIWFDVTDIKPERDRELAEVREKAVADWTAEQQRIALGALAESLRKRIADGGKLEDIASELGIAVESKAGITRRSEDAVLGPAAVTAAFSGPQGTVATASGADPSTQILLSVTAVRDQPTGGVPLSEDQQIGQLANAAGDDILDQMVSQLQAEYGVVFNQALAQQAIVR, encoded by the coding sequence ATGCTCGTCGTCTTGAGAAAAGCTTCCCAAACCCTGTTCGCCAAGATCCTGCTTGTCCTGCTCGTCGCCTCCTTCGGCGTCTGGGGCGTATCGGCATCGCTGTTCAGCAACACGTCCGATACCGTTGTCGCCGTCGGAGACCAGACGGTTTCGTCGAGCGACTTTGCCTTCGCCTATCAGCGGCAGGTGTCGGACATGAGCAGCCGGTTCGGCATGCAGCTCACCACCGAGCAGGCGCGAGCCTTCGGCATCGAGGCACAGGTGTTTTCGCAGCTCGCAGCCGGCGCAGCCCTCGATCAGCTCGCCACAGACATGAACCTCGGGCTTTCGCAGGATCGACTGGCGCAGCTGATCGCCGATGATCCGGCCTTCAAGAATGCAGCCGGCAGCTTCGACCGTGGCCTGTTCTCCTCTCGCCTGCGCAGTGCGGGCCTGCGTGAAGACGACTACATCCAGGAACGCTCCAAGGTCGCGATCCGCAGCCAGATCGTCGATGCCACTGCGGACGGCTTCGTCGCTCCCAAGGTGCTCATCGATGCGATCAAGTCCTATCGTTACGAGAACCGTGACATCAATTATCTGCTGCTGACCAATGCCAATATAGAGCCGGTCAAGGCACCCGACGACGCGACGCTCGCTGCCTGGTTCGACACGACAAAGTCGGGCTATCGGGCTCCGGAATATCGCAGCTTCAACTATGTGAAGCTCGAGCCTGCCGACATCGCGGACACGTCTGCGATCACCGACGAACAGATCCGCGAAGATTACGAACGCCGGAAGGCGACCTACGAAATCGCGGGCACGCGCACCATCGAGCAGCTGTCCTTCGAAAATCGTGAAGTTGCGGATGCCGCCCTTTCGGAACTTCAGAACGGCACTAGCTTCGACCAGCTGGTTAGCGATCAGGGCAAGACTGCGGGCGACGTGCTGCTGGGCGAATTCACCCGCGACCGCCTGCCCGATCCGGCCCTTGCGGAAGCGGCCTTCGCCGTCACGACGGAAGGTGGCACCACCCCCGTAGTCGACGGGGCGCTCGGACCGGTGATCCTCCGCATCAGCAACATCAAGGATGGACGCACCCAGAGCCTTGACGAGGTGAAGGAAGAGATCCGCACTGCGCTTGCCGAAGCCGCTGCGATCGCCGATATCACCACCGTGCACGACCAGTTCGAAGACCTGCGCGCCGGCGGTTCGACGCTGAAGGAAGCCGCAGACCAGCTCAGGCTCAAGACTGCGACCATCACCGACATCGACCGCCGCGGCCTCGACAATCGCGAAACGGAAATTGCGGGCATTCCGGAGCGTGACAAGCTGCTGACGGAAGTCTTCCGCACCGACATCGGTATCGAAGCTCTTCCGGTCAATCTCGGCAACAATGGCTTCATCTGGTTCGATGTCACCGATATCAAGCCGGAACGTGACCGGGAACTTGCCGAAGTGCGCGAAAAGGCCGTGGCTGACTGGACGGCCGAACAGCAGCGCATTGCGCTCGGCGCCCTCGCCGAGAGCCTGCGCAAGCGGATCGCCGACGGCGGCAAGCTGGAGGATATCGCGTCCGAACTCGGCATCGCCGTCGAAAGCAAGGCCGGCATTACCCGCCGCAGTGAAGATGCCGTTCTTGGGCCGGCAGCCGTCACAGCCGCCTTCTCGGGCCCGCAGGGCACGGTCGCGACCGCGTCGGGCGCCGATCCCTCGACGCAGATCCTGCTTTCGGTCACGGCTGTCCGCGATCAGCCGACCGGCGGCGTCCCGCTGAGCGAGGACCAGCAGATCGGCCAGCTGGCCAATGCGGCCGGAGACGACATTCTCGACCAGATGGTGAGCCAGCTGCAAGCGGAATACGGCGTGGTCTTCAATCAGGCGTTGGCCCAGCAGGCCATCGTTCGATAA
- the trpD gene encoding anthranilate phosphoribosyltransferase produces MSGLKPFIAKIAARQPLTRQEASDAFEILMSGEASMAQVGGFLMGLRVRGETVDEIAGAVSIMRQKMVPVDAPEDAIDIVGTGGDGTNTYNISTLAALIVAGAGVPVAKHGNRALSSKSGTADALSQLGVKLDIEPDLISRCIREAGIGFMFAQLHHPAMRHVGPARVELGARTIFNIVGPLSSPARVKKQLFGVYSPEWLIPGAEALRDLGLTSAWVVHGSGLDEITTTGPSHVAELKDGDIRSFELSPDDFGVETVSLDAIRGGDGAVNAAALRDVLGGAKTAYRDVALCNAAASLIVAGKAQDVTEGMHLASQSLDTGSAARALETLVTISNSATQG; encoded by the coding sequence ATGTCCGGGTTGAAACCCTTCATCGCCAAGATCGCTGCGCGCCAGCCACTGACGCGACAGGAAGCAAGCGACGCATTCGAAATCCTGATGTCGGGCGAAGCCAGCATGGCGCAAGTCGGCGGCTTCCTGATGGGCTTGCGTGTGCGCGGCGAGACCGTCGACGAAATCGCCGGCGCTGTGTCCATCATGCGGCAGAAGATGGTTCCGGTGGATGCGCCTGAAGACGCAATCGACATCGTCGGAACCGGCGGCGACGGCACCAACACCTACAATATCTCCACGCTGGCAGCGCTGATCGTCGCCGGTGCGGGGGTTCCGGTCGCCAAGCACGGCAACCGAGCGCTCAGCTCGAAATCCGGCACCGCCGATGCGCTCTCGCAGCTCGGAGTGAAACTCGACATCGAGCCTGACCTGATCTCGCGCTGCATTCGGGAGGCCGGGATCGGCTTTATGTTCGCACAGCTGCATCATCCGGCCATGCGCCATGTCGGACCCGCCCGTGTCGAACTGGGCGCCCGCACCATCTTCAATATTGTCGGCCCGCTTTCGAGCCCGGCACGGGTCAAGAAACAGCTTTTCGGCGTCTATTCGCCGGAATGGCTCATCCCCGGGGCTGAAGCCTTGCGGGACCTCGGGCTGACCAGTGCCTGGGTCGTTCATGGCAGCGGCCTCGACGAAATCACCACGACCGGTCCGAGCCATGTGGCGGAACTCAAGGATGGCGACATCCGAAGCTTCGAGCTCTCCCCCGACGATTTCGGTGTCGAAACCGTGTCACTCGATGCCATCCGCGGTGGCGATGGCGCGGTGAATGCGGCGGCCCTCCGGGACGTGCTCGGCGGGGCCAAGACAGCCTATCGCGACGTGGCACTGTGCAACGCGGCCGCGTCACTCATCGTCGCCGGCAAGGCACAGGACGTGACCGAGGGCATGCATCTCGCCAGCCAGTCACTCGATACCGGCAGTGCTGCACGCGCACTCGAAACGCTGGTCACCATTTCCAATTCCGCCACTCAGGGCTAA